A genomic window from Salvia splendens isolate huo1 chromosome 11, SspV2, whole genome shotgun sequence includes:
- the LOC121755887 gene encoding U-box domain-containing protein 11-like → MPGGETLPAEGGATAAPLRLVRDLARISSAGFSGSFKKDCSDLARRVSLLAHLVEEIRDSAKIREIGEGGSSSFYSFLTDLTMALQAAKRLVFAANNFENSKVSSDGATKKIYFQFQCVTWKLDKALVDLPYDDFNISEEVQEQVELVRSQLRRASERYGGPLTLTILCRALSQPLDKEIDPFQSGSRSIGSLHVENTGIIDHEVGQKVEGLLEGNSLENHATDIDVQNVQSLRDSSASHEIGAAKDLDSLRIESSTCSRSVNENKKLESPAIPVDFLCPISLELVKDPVIVATGQTYERSYIQRWIDGGNTTCPKTQQNLRHLTLTPNYVLRSLISQWCLKHGVEQTTPLMNGRIKKSDGSFRDVTEDIAAVKALVRKLSGRSTEERRAAVAEIRSLSKRSTDNRILLAEAGAIPILVKLLTCEDTQIQDNAVTSILNLSIYENNKGFIMLANAIPSIVQVLRAGSMEAKENAAATLFSLSLADENKIIIGASGAIPALVDLLQDGSPRGKKDAATALFNLCIYHGNKGRAVRAGIITALLKMLTDSSSCMVDEALTILSVLASHQEAKVAIVKASTIPVLIDLLRTGLPRNKENASAILLSLCKRDHENLACLSRLGAVIPLSELAKTGTERAKRKANSLLETLRKSQQV, encoded by the exons ATGCCCGGCGGAGAGACCTTGCCGGCGGAAGGCGGCGCCACCGCCGCCCCGCTGCGCCTAGTCCGTGACCTTGCCCGGATATCTAGCGCCGGCTTCTCTGGTTCCTTCAAAAAAGACTGCTCGGACTTGGCCCGAAGAGTCTCACTCTTGGCTCATTTGGTCGAGGAAATTAGGGATTCCGCCAAAATTCGGGAAATTGGGGAAGGGGGATCTTCTTCCTTCTATTCCTTCCTCACTGATCTGACAATGGCGCTTCAGGCTGCTAAGAGGCTTGTTTTCGCCGCTAACAACTTCGAGAATTCGAAGGTTTCTTCT GATGGGGCGAcaaagaaaatttacttccaATTTCAGTGTGTGACATGGAAATTGGACAAAGCATTGGTCGATTTACCTTATGATGATTTTAACATATCAGAAGAAGTGCAAGAACAG GTTGAATTAGTTAGGTCACAGTTGAGACGGGCGAGTGAAAGATATGGTGGGCCTCTTACATTAACCATACTGTGTAGGGCACTGTCTCAGCCACTGGATAAAGAGATCGATCCATTTCAATCTGGCAGCAGGTCAATTGGTAGTTTACATGTGGAGAATACTGGAATCATTGATCATGAAGTAGGCCAAAAAGTGGAAGGCCTCTTGGAAGGAAACAGTTTAGAAAACCACGCTACAGATATTGATGTCCAAAATGTACAAAGTTTGAGAGATTCATCTGCATCACATGAGATCGGTGCTGCCAAGGATTTGGATTCTTTGAGGATTGAAAGCTCAACCTGCAGTAGAAGTGTCAACGAGAACAAGAAGCTTGAATCTCCTGCTATTCCAGTTGATTTTCTGTGCCCTATATCCCTTGAACTTGTGAAGGATCCGGTGATTGTTGCCACGGGGCAG aCCTATGAGAGATCATACATACAGAGGTGGATAGACGGTGGCAACACAACATGCCCAAAAACTCAGCAGAATCTCCGGCATCTAACTCTCACTCCAAATTATGTCTTGAGAAGTCTAATATCACAGTGGTGTCTGAAACACGGTGTGGAGCAGACGACACCATTGATGAATGGCAGGATAAAAAAGAGTGACGGGTCATTTCGTGATGTTACAGAGGACATAGCAGCCGTCAAGGCTCTTGTTCGTAAGCTCTCTGGCAGGTCCACCGAGGAGCGTAGGGCTGCAGTGGCGGAAATACGGTCTTTATCCAAGAGAAGTACAGacaatagaatcttgcttgctGAAGCCGGAGCTATTCCAATTCTTGTCAAGCTATTAACATGTGAGGATACTCAGATTCAAGACAATGCAGTGACCTCTATTCTGAATCTCTCTATTTATGAAAACAACAAGGGGTTCATAATGCTTGCGAACGCAATCCCATCTATTGTTCAAGTCCTGAGAGCTGGAAGCATGGAAGCTAAAGAGAACGCGGCGGCCACCCTCTTCAGTCTGTCCCTGGCTGacgaaaacaaaataataattggTGCGTCGGGGGCCATACCAGCTCTGGTTGATTTGCTTCAGGATGGAAGCCCAAGAGGGAAGAAAGATGCTGCAACTGCATTATTCAATCTGTGTATATACCATGGGAACAAGGGACGTGCTGTTAGGGCTGGCATTATCACTGCACTTCTGAAAATGCTGACAGATTCCAGCAGCTGTATGGTTGATGAAGCTCTGACGATTCTCTCAGTCCTTGCCAGCCACCAAGAGGCTAAGGTGGCCATCGTCAAAGCTAGCACGATACCTGTGTTGATAGACCTTCTGCGGACAGGTCTCCCTCGTAACAAGGAGAACGCATCCGCCATCTTACTCTCACTCTGCAAGCGAGATCACGAAAACCTCGCCTGCCTGAGTAGGCTTGGTGCGGTGATACCCCTATCAGAGCTTGCCAAGACGGGCACGGAGAGGGCAAAGAGGAAGGCTAACTCGTTGTTGGAGACCCTTCGCAAGTCACAACAGGTCTAA
- the LOC121754391 gene encoding putative fasciclin-like arabinogalactan protein 20 has protein sequence MASLKLVLPLFFILSAAAQPSPSPLLPPPSTTSSSLSDAAETLANSGYIAMSLTLQSIVSQRILLSSSSSSSSSSSLTIFSPPDSSFASYGQPSLSHLLLHFSPVSLSPSALLSFPFSTPLPSLSPSKHLLLTSFQSHQISINNVPVSALPLLDDGFLLVYAIDSFFDPNFTLPLPLSINPNPQFLLCTKLEPLSRFRDAAGVLKSRGRSIMASFLELQLLGFLDDRGGDDWTLFAPPDHELVGFSGDFLEYSSLLARHVAPCKVWWIDLEGSDGSAAPILNVKGYALNVSKDGEMLLVNGVQISFPDMYESGRLVIHGISGVIALPELDAEEEELGEEFPDQETRAVNFSLLLLFS, from the exons ATGGCATCTCTAAAACTAGTCCTTCCActcttcttcatcctctccgccgccgcccaACCATCTCCGTCTCCACTTCTCCCTCCGCCGTCAACCACTTCTTCTTCCCTGTCCGACGCGGCGGAGACCCTGGCCAACTCCGGCTACATCGCGATGTCACTCACCCTCCAATCCATCGTCAGCCAACGCATCCTcctttcatcatcatcatcatcatcatcatcatcatccctcACC ATCTTCTCCCCTCCGGACTCCTCCTTCGCCTCGTACGGGCAGCCCTCCCTCTCCCACCTCCTCCTCCACTTCTCCCCCGTCTCCCTCTCCCCCTCCGCCCTCCTCTCCTTCCCCTTCTCCACCCCCCTCCCCTCCCTCTCCCCCTCCAAACACCTCCTCCTCACCTCCTTCCAATCCCACCAGATCTCCATCAACAACGTCCCCGTCTCCGCCCTCCCCCTCCTCGACGACGGCTTCCTCCTCGTCTACGCCATCGACTCCTTCTTCGACCCCAACTTcaccctccccctccccctctccATCAACCCCAACCCCCAATTCCTCCTCTGCACCAAGCTCGAGCCCCTCTCCCGCTTCCGCGACGCCGCTGGGGTGCTCAAGTCCAGGGGCCGCTCCATCATGGCCTCCTTCCTCGAGCTCCAGCTCCTCGGCTTCCTCGACGACCGCGGCGGCGACGACTGGACTCTGTTCGCGCCGCCGGATCACGAGCTGGTGGGGTTCTCCGGGGACTTTCTTGAGTACTCGTCGCTGCTGGCCAGGCACGTGGCGCCCTGCAAGGTGTGGTGGATCGACCTCGAGGGGTCCGATGGGAGCGCGGCGCCGATCTTGAATGTGAAGGGGTATGCCTTGAATGTCAGCAAGGATGGTGAGATGCTGTTGGTGAATGGAGTTCAGATTTCGTTTCCGGACATGTATGAGAGTGGGAGGCTGGTCATTCATGGGATCAGTGGGGTGATTGCGCTGCCGGAGCTCGACGCCGAGGAGGAAGAGCTGGGGGAGGAGTTTCCGGATCAAGAAACCCGAGCTGTCAATTTTTCACTTTTGTTACTATTTTCTTGA
- the LOC121755493 gene encoding beta-glucuronosyltransferase GlcAT14A-like: protein MGAEKKWLYTMFSGAFITFLIFLSFISGFSSSYYYAFPPSKQFSSTADHWPGRPPSFAYYISGKRGDGDRLYRLLLAVYHPRNRYLLHISADGSDEERVRLGEIVKSLPAVRAFGNVDVIGKPDPNTYMGSTNLAAILRAVAVLLKVDEGWDWFISLSATDYPLITQDDLSHVFSSIRRDLNFIDHTSELGWKESQRIQPIVVDPGIYLARRTQIFHATEKRPFPDAFTVFTGSPWVVLSRSFLEFCAFGWDNLPRTLLMYFTNVVLSEEVYFHTVICNSPEFSNTTVNADLRYFVWDDPTKMEPHALSSSDYEEMAKSGAAFARQFEKDSVVLDMIDRNILKRDPNRATPGAWCRGRGSWWMDPCSQWGDVNAVKPGPQANTFGNSIDKLLDGWNERSDMCVK from the exons ATGGGAGCTGAAAAGAAATGGCTATACACCATGTTTTCTGGGGCATTCATCACATTTCTAATATTCTTGTCGTTTATTTCGGGATTTAGTTCTTCCTATTACTATGCTTTCCCTCCTAGCAAGCAGTTTTCTTCGACCGCCGATCACTGGCCGGGCCGCCCGCCGTCCTTCGCGTACTACATTTCGGGCAAGCGCGGCGATGGGGATCGGTTGTACCGCCTGCTTCTGGCGGTGTACCACCCGAGGAATAGGTATTTGCTGCATATTTCGGCTGATGGGAGCGATGAAGAGAGGGTTAGACTCGGGGAAATTGTGAAGTCCTTGCCGGCGGTTCGGGCCTTCGGGAATGTGGATGTGATCGGAAAGCCCGATCCGAACACCTACATGGGGTCCACCAATCTCGCGGCTATTTTGAGAGCGGTTGCGGTTTTACTGAAGGTGGATGAAGGTTGGGATTGGTTTATCTCTCTCAGCGCCACGGATTATCCCCTAATTACGCAAGATG ACTTGTCTCATGTGTTCTCGTCAATTAGGAGGGACCTGAATTTCATAGATCACACTAGTGAACTGGGATGGAAAGA AAGCCAAAGGATTCAGCCCATTGTAGTAGATCCAGGTATTTATTTAGCAAGGAGAACACAAATCTTTCATGCTACTGAAAAGCGACCATTTCCTGATGCTTTCACTGTTTTCACAG GTTCCCCATGGGTCGTATTAAGTCGttccttccttgaattttgTGCGTTTGGCTGGGATAATCTACCACGAACTCTTCTAATGTACTTCACCAACGTCGTTCTGTCCGAAGAAGTCTATTTCCACACCGTTATTTGTAATTCACCAGAGTTTAGTAACACAACCGTGAACGCTGACTTGAGATATTTTGTCTGGGATGACCCCACCAAGATGGAGCCTCACGCCCTCAGCAGCTCGGATTATGAGGAGATGGCCAAAAGCGGAGCTGCTTTTGCAAGGCAATTTGAGAAAGATTCAGTGGTGCTCGACATGATCGATAGGAACATCCTGAAACGGGATCCAAACCGTGCCACACCAGGTGCATGGTGTAGGGGTCGGGGGAGCTGGTGGATGGATCCGTGCTCACAGTGGGGAGACGTGAATGCTGTGAAGCCTGGCCCTCAAGCGAACACGTTTGGAAACTCCATTGACAAACTCCTCGATGGTTGGAATGAGAGGTCGGACATGTGCGTGAAATGA